The following coding sequences are from one Streptomyces venezuelae window:
- a CDS encoding sensor histidine kinase yields MSRTRPSRPRRLPRSLAGQLFAMQIVLVTAVVAGCALFTYLSDKHQAEEGARHQATAAARAVADSPSVREAIRGDDPSKELQPYATRVQRDTGVDFVTIMDPSGIRWTHPDERRIGERFLGHRADALLGRTFAETYTGTLGPSVRVVTPIWDGPTEGDGRIVGLVSAGITIEEITEKARGQLVALIGVAAAALVLGGIGTYVINARLRRSTHGMNAGELSRMHDYHEATLHAVREGLLMLDGQRRVALINDGGRELLGVRDEPVIGRNVSELGLPAPLTGALLAAEPRVDELHLTADRVVVVNTSPVSGGERRGTVVTLRDHTELQALTGELDSERGFTRALRSQAHEAANRLHTVVSLIELGRADEAVDFATAELELAQALTDQVVAAVSEPVLAALLLGKAAQANEHGVELVVSDDSSIDDGMLPASLPARDLVTVLGNLIDNAVDAAQGSPAARVTVTARADAAGLLLRVSDTGPGVDPAQREAVFERGWSTKAATGRGLGLSLVRQTVTRNGGTLTVRESPEGGAEFEVTLTTATAETRPGGAQ; encoded by the coding sequence ATGTCCCGCACCCGTCCCTCCCGTCCGCGCAGGCTCCCGCGCAGCCTGGCGGGCCAGCTCTTCGCGATGCAGATCGTGCTGGTCACGGCGGTGGTCGCCGGGTGCGCCCTCTTCACGTACCTGAGCGACAAGCACCAGGCCGAGGAAGGCGCGCGCCACCAGGCGACCGCGGCGGCGCGGGCGGTCGCGGACTCCCCCTCCGTACGGGAGGCCATCCGCGGCGACGACCCGTCGAAGGAACTCCAGCCGTACGCGACGCGCGTGCAGCGCGACACGGGCGTCGACTTCGTGACGATCATGGACCCGAGCGGCATCCGCTGGACACACCCCGACGAACGCCGCATCGGCGAGCGGTTCCTCGGCCACCGGGCGGACGCGCTCCTCGGCCGGACCTTCGCCGAGACGTACACCGGCACGCTGGGTCCCTCCGTGCGCGTCGTCACCCCCATCTGGGACGGTCCGACCGAGGGGGACGGCCGCATCGTCGGCCTGGTCAGCGCCGGCATCACCATCGAGGAGATCACCGAGAAGGCGCGCGGCCAGCTCGTCGCGCTGATCGGAGTGGCGGCCGCGGCGCTCGTGCTCGGCGGGATCGGCACGTACGTCATCAACGCGCGCCTGCGCCGCAGTACGCACGGCATGAACGCGGGCGAGCTGAGCCGCATGCACGACTACCACGAGGCGACGCTGCACGCGGTGCGCGAGGGGCTGCTGATGCTGGACGGGCAGCGGCGCGTCGCCCTCATCAACGACGGCGGGCGCGAGTTGCTCGGGGTGCGGGACGAGCCGGTGATCGGCCGGAACGTCTCCGAGCTCGGGCTCCCCGCCCCGCTGACGGGCGCGCTGCTCGCGGCCGAGCCGCGCGTCGACGAGCTGCATCTGACCGCCGACCGCGTGGTCGTCGTCAACACCTCGCCCGTGTCGGGCGGCGAGCGCCGCGGCACGGTGGTGACCCTGCGCGACCACACCGAGCTGCAGGCGCTCACCGGGGAACTGGACTCCGAGCGCGGGTTCACACGGGCGCTGCGCTCGCAGGCCCACGAGGCGGCGAACCGGCTCCACACGGTGGTGTCCCTCATCGAGCTCGGCCGCGCGGACGAGGCGGTCGACTTCGCCACGGCCGAGCTGGAGCTGGCGCAGGCGCTGACCGACCAGGTGGTGGCCGCGGTCAGCGAACCCGTCCTCGCCGCGCTCCTGCTCGGCAAGGCGGCGCAGGCCAACGAGCACGGGGTGGAGCTCGTCGTCTCCGACGACAGCAGCATCGACGACGGCATGCTCCCGGCGTCCCTGCCCGCGCGCGACCTGGTCACGGTCCTCGGCAATCTCATCGACAACGCGGTCGACGCGGCGCAGGGGTCCCCCGCCGCCCGCGTCACGGTGACGGCGCGGGCCGACGCGGCGGGGCTCCTCCTGCGCGTCTCGGACACGGGGCCCGGCGTCGATCCCGCGCAACGCGAGGCGGTCTTCGAACGCGGCTGGTCGACGAAGGCGGCCACGGGCCGCGGCCTCGGCCTGTCCCTGGTCCGCCAGACGGTCACCCGCAACGGTGGCACTCTGACGGTACGAGAATCCCCGGAGGGCGGCGCGGAGTTCGAGGTGACCCTGACGACGGCCACCGCCGAGACCCGCCCGGGAGGCGCCCAGTGA
- a CDS encoding cation:dicarboxylate symporter family transporter — translation MTTTADPQAQPAAKRDRTHYLYIAVIGAVLLGIAVGFIWPDFAKELKPVGSGFVDLIKMMISPIIFCTIVLGVGSVRKAAKVGKVGGLALAYFIAMSAVALAIGLIVGNILHPGSGMDITESEKGAGHKAADEADKGLVDFVLGIIPKTFVSAFTQGEVLQTLLVALLVGFALQAMGRSGEPVLRGIEHIQKLVFRVLGMIMWAAPVGAFGAMAAVIGETGLDALKALATIMIGFYVTCVLFIVVVLGTLVRLVTGVNLFKLLKYLGREFLLILSTSSSESALPRLIAKMEHLGVSRPVVGITVPTGYSFNLDGTMIYLTMASLFIADAMDQPLGIGEQISLLLFMMIASKGAAGVSGSGIAVLASGLQSHKPALVDGVGLIIGVDRFMSEARALTNFAGNAVATLLIGTWTKEVDKERVTAVLAGQLPFDERTLVDDDGHGAPAVDEDGPGRGTEAVPEARDDGKEPVKV, via the coding sequence GTGACCACCACGGCCGACCCACAAGCGCAGCCCGCCGCCAAGCGGGACCGCACGCACTACCTCTACATCGCCGTCATCGGCGCCGTGCTGCTCGGCATCGCCGTCGGCTTCATCTGGCCGGACTTCGCCAAGGAGCTGAAGCCGGTCGGCTCCGGCTTCGTCGACCTGATCAAGATGATGATCTCGCCGATCATCTTCTGCACGATCGTGCTCGGCGTCGGTTCCGTCCGCAAGGCCGCGAAGGTCGGCAAGGTCGGCGGCCTCGCGCTCGCCTACTTCATCGCGATGTCCGCCGTCGCGCTCGCCATCGGTCTCATCGTCGGCAACATCCTGCACCCGGGCTCGGGCATGGACATCACCGAGTCCGAGAAGGGCGCGGGCCACAAGGCGGCCGACGAGGCGGACAAGGGCCTCGTCGACTTCGTGCTCGGCATCATCCCCAAGACCTTCGTCTCCGCCTTCACCCAGGGCGAGGTGCTCCAGACGCTGCTCGTGGCGCTGCTCGTGGGCTTCGCGCTGCAGGCCATGGGCCGCTCCGGCGAACCCGTGCTGCGCGGCATCGAGCACATCCAGAAGCTGGTGTTCCGGGTCCTCGGCATGATCATGTGGGCCGCCCCGGTCGGCGCGTTCGGCGCGATGGCCGCCGTCATCGGCGAGACCGGCCTCGACGCGCTCAAGGCGCTCGCCACGATCATGATCGGGTTCTACGTCACCTGCGTCCTGTTCATCGTCGTCGTGCTCGGCACGCTCGTACGGCTCGTGACCGGCGTCAACCTGTTCAAGCTGCTCAAGTACCTGGGCCGCGAGTTCCTGCTCATCCTCTCCACCTCGTCCTCCGAGTCCGCGCTGCCGCGGCTCATCGCGAAGATGGAGCACCTGGGAGTCAGCCGCCCCGTCGTCGGCATCACGGTCCCGACGGGCTACTCCTTCAACCTCGACGGCACGATGATCTACCTGACCATGGCCTCGCTCTTCATCGCCGACGCCATGGACCAGCCGCTCGGCATCGGCGAGCAGATCTCGCTGCTCCTCTTCATGATGATCGCGTCCAAGGGCGCGGCGGGCGTCTCCGGTTCCGGCATCGCGGTCCTCGCGAGCGGCCTCCAGTCGCACAAGCCCGCGCTGGTCGACGGCGTCGGCCTGATCATCGGCGTCGACCGCTTCATGAGCGAGGCCCGCGCCCTCACCAACTTCGCGGGCAACGCGGTCGCCACGCTCCTCATCGGCACCTGGACCAAGGAGGTCGACAAGGAGCGGGTCACGGCGGTGCTCGCCGGTCAACTCCCCTTCGACGAACGCACGTTGGTGGACGACGACGGGCATGGGGCGCCCGCCGTCGACGAGGACGGCCCCGGACGCGGCACGGAGGCCGTACCGGAGGCGCGTGACGACGGCAAGGAGCCGGTGAAGGTGTAG
- a CDS encoding TetR/AcrR family transcriptional regulator has translation MEPMSRADANRRRILEVALAELLRDPDASMDQIARAAGVVRRTVYGHFPSREALVGALIDGAVEAVAAAHASGRARSDDPAESLAHSMVAVWEIADGYRLLVGLAQRSVAMEGIRQRLAPVRAECVNVLRLGLDQGAFTSPLPPAALAYVHEQQLFGLMEAVNDGLLDPQDAGRAAASTALMSAGVPAERTRDIIATLG, from the coding sequence ATGGAGCCCATGAGCCGAGCCGACGCCAACCGCCGCCGCATCCTGGAGGTGGCACTCGCCGAACTGCTGCGCGATCCGGACGCCTCGATGGACCAGATCGCCCGCGCGGCGGGCGTCGTGCGCAGGACGGTGTACGGCCACTTCCCCAGCAGGGAGGCCCTGGTCGGCGCCCTCATCGACGGCGCGGTCGAGGCGGTCGCGGCGGCCCACGCCTCCGGACGCGCCCGCTCGGACGACCCCGCCGAGTCGCTCGCCCACTCGATGGTCGCCGTGTGGGAGATCGCCGACGGCTACCGCCTGCTCGTCGGCCTCGCGCAGCGCAGCGTCGCGATGGAGGGCATCAGACAGCGCCTCGCCCCGGTCCGCGCGGAGTGCGTGAACGTCCTGCGACTCGGCCTGGACCAGGGCGCGTTCACCTCGCCCCTGCCGCCCGCCGCACTCGCGTACGTCCACGAACAGCAGTTGTTCGGCCTGATGGAGGCCGTCAACGACGGCCTGCTCGACCCGCAGGACGCGGGCCGCGCCGCGGCGTCGACGGCGCTCATGTCGGCGGGCGTTCCGGCGGAGCGGACGCGGGACATCATCGCGACGCTGGGCTGA
- a CDS encoding MFS transporter: MNRPVEEMKQPYARRWWALLVLCLSLLIIVMANTALTVAAPDMTKDLGLSSSDLQWVIDGYTVPYAALMLLLGAIGDKYSRRGALVLGLVVFGAGSVAGSLVDSSGGVIAARAVMGFGAAMIMPATLSLLAATFPRAERAKAIVLWTATAGLAIAAGPLVAGALLQNHGWASTFLINVPIAVVAIIGAFVLVPPSKAGHSNRIDYVGGALSVIWTGALVYMIIQGPHFGWDAKAISAAVVAGVGLLAFVAWELRHPHPILNVRRFLDRRFAGSNLAVALFFLAVFGAFYYLTQHLQFVLGYNPLETGVRMLPLAGAVFVGSALTGYLTPRIGMKITVSAGMVAGTVALALLTRVDASSSYGDFVAPLIILGLAIGLALSPCTDAIMGAFPESELGVGGAVNDTSLELGGSLGIAILGSVLASSYSSKLADAASASGTKLPDGTLETAQDSVGAGYAVAQGIGDKAHEVAGQAAKATSPEQAAQLKGQAEQLAQGAGKMADAVGSAFSDSVAHTSLVGAAILGVGTVLVAVLLPRKSASAADAAADTAVPEGADADGGVREREPQR; this comes from the coding sequence ATGAACCGACCGGTCGAGGAGATGAAGCAGCCGTACGCGCGCCGCTGGTGGGCGCTGCTCGTGCTGTGCCTGAGTCTCCTGATCATCGTGATGGCGAACACGGCGCTGACCGTCGCCGCCCCCGACATGACCAAGGACCTCGGGCTCTCCAGCTCCGACCTCCAGTGGGTCATCGACGGCTACACCGTCCCGTACGCCGCGCTGATGCTGCTCCTCGGCGCGATCGGCGACAAGTACAGCCGCCGCGGGGCGCTCGTGCTCGGCCTCGTCGTCTTCGGCGCCGGGTCCGTCGCGGGCTCGCTCGTCGACAGCTCGGGCGGCGTCATCGCGGCCCGCGCGGTGATGGGCTTCGGCGCGGCGATGATCATGCCCGCCACGCTCTCGCTGCTCGCCGCGACGTTCCCGCGTGCGGAGCGAGCCAAGGCGATCGTGCTGTGGACCGCCACGGCCGGTCTCGCGATCGCGGCCGGGCCGCTCGTGGCGGGCGCGCTGTTGCAGAACCACGGCTGGGCGTCGACCTTCCTGATCAACGTGCCGATCGCGGTGGTCGCCATCATCGGCGCCTTCGTCCTCGTGCCGCCGTCCAAGGCCGGGCACAGCAACCGGATCGACTACGTCGGCGGCGCGCTCTCCGTCATCTGGACCGGCGCGCTCGTCTACATGATCATCCAGGGTCCGCACTTCGGCTGGGACGCCAAGGCGATCTCGGCGGCCGTCGTCGCGGGCGTGGGCCTGCTCGCCTTCGTCGCCTGGGAGCTCCGCCACCCGCACCCGATCCTGAACGTCCGCCGCTTCCTCGACCGCCGCTTCGCGGGCTCGAACCTCGCGGTGGCGCTGTTCTTCCTCGCGGTGTTCGGCGCGTTCTACTACCTCACGCAGCACCTGCAGTTCGTCCTCGGCTACAACCCGCTGGAGACGGGCGTGCGCATGCTGCCGCTCGCGGGCGCGGTCTTCGTCGGCTCGGCGCTCACGGGCTACCTGACCCCGCGCATCGGCATGAAGATCACGGTGTCGGCGGGCATGGTCGCGGGCACGGTGGCCCTCGCACTCCTGACGCGTGTCGACGCGTCGTCCTCGTACGGGGACTTCGTCGCCCCGCTGATCATCCTGGGCCTGGCCATCGGCCTCGCCCTCTCGCCCTGCACCGACGCGATCATGGGAGCGTTCCCCGAGTCGGAACTCGGCGTCGGCGGCGCGGTCAACGACACGTCCCTGGAGCTGGGCGGCTCGCTCGGCATCGCCATCCTCGGCTCGGTCCTCGCCAGCTCGTACTCCTCGAAGCTGGCGGACGCCGCTTCGGCATCCGGCACGAAGCTGCCCGACGGCACGCTGGAGACCGCACAGGACTCCGTCGGCGCGGGCTACGCGGTGGCGCAGGGCATCGGTGACAAGGCGCACGAGGTCGCCGGGCAGGCCGCGAAGGCGACCTCGCCGGAGCAGGCCGCCCAGCTGAAGGGCCAGGCCGAGCAGCTCGCGCAGGGCGCGGGCAAGATGGCCGACGCGGTCGGCTCCGCGTTCTCGGATTCCGTGGCGCACACGAGCCTCGTCGGCGCGGCGATCCTCGGCGTCGGCACGGTTCTCGTGGCGGTGCTGCTGCCGAGGAAGTCGGCGTCGGCTGCGGATGCGGCTGCGGATACGGCTGTTCCGGAGGGCGCGGACGCGGACGGGGGCGTACGGGAGCGGGAGCCTCAGCGGTAA
- a CDS encoding DUF397 domain-containing protein — MNARHTAPELAPDGAWFKRDSKNPQGPALLLHPSSWSAFVAHASRTCGPKGQYGQ, encoded by the coding sequence ATGAACGCTCGCCACACAGCACCCGAACTCGCTCCGGACGGCGCCTGGTTCAAACGCGACTCAAAGAACCCCCAGGGCCCCGCCCTGCTCCTCCACCCGTCGTCCTGGTCCGCCTTCGTGGCCCACGCGAGCCGCACCTGCGGCCCGAAGGGCCAGTACGGCCAGTAG
- a CDS encoding DUF5753 domain-containing protein, translating into MSRSMPERPRPDQTEAGPQLPDPVGDPGAYGLADSRTRKRSELHGELPDYEQAASALSRMEGRVGTPVEPREHGHGARDVDDEDGFVGLEPEARSMRAHHPTLVYGLLQTEGYARAIHEVQKPVEETTSELIRNSVALRMKRQEVLTRENQVKLRVILGEAALRYPVGGDEIMREQYEKPAMLSAWGHVSIQVLPFRRGYRSANDFAILDLGDHLPPRVQIDSAWGSTHPSDKRREVDRFMRRFDAMAASALPPEDTPDFLNRLEREL; encoded by the coding sequence ATGTCCCGCAGCATGCCCGAGCGGCCCCGCCCCGACCAGACAGAAGCTGGACCGCAGCTACCGGACCCCGTCGGCGACCCTGGCGCGTACGGTCTTGCCGACTCCCGTACGCGGAAACGATCCGAACTCCACGGTGAGCTGCCGGACTACGAGCAGGCCGCGTCCGCTCTCTCCCGCATGGAGGGCCGCGTCGGCACCCCCGTCGAACCCCGGGAACACGGGCACGGGGCCCGAGACGTCGACGACGAGGACGGCTTCGTGGGCCTGGAGCCCGAGGCCCGCAGCATGCGGGCCCATCACCCCACGCTGGTGTACGGCCTGCTGCAGACCGAGGGGTACGCACGCGCCATCCACGAGGTACAGAAGCCGGTCGAGGAGACCACGTCGGAACTCATCCGCAACAGCGTTGCGCTGCGGATGAAGCGTCAGGAGGTGCTCACCCGCGAGAACCAGGTCAAGCTTCGCGTCATCCTCGGAGAGGCCGCCCTGCGCTACCCCGTCGGGGGCGACGAGATCATGCGCGAACAGTACGAGAAGCCGGCGATGTTGTCGGCGTGGGGCCATGTTTCCATCCAGGTACTGCCGTTCCGTCGCGGTTACCGCTCCGCCAACGACTTCGCAATCCTGGATCTCGGCGACCATCTGCCGCCCCGCGTCCAGATCGACAGCGCCTGGGGATCGACGCACCCCTCGGACAAACGCCGCGAAGTCGACCGGTTCATGCGCCGGTTCGACGCCATGGCCGCTTCGGCTCTGCCGCCCGAGGACACGCCCGATTTCCTGAACCGACTGGAACGAGAGCTGTAG
- a CDS encoding NACHT domain-containing protein codes for MGARQARGPARWLFLGGAATLAVSGVWAVWSVRSGGMQAQDVAGVLGLPLGVFGLVVGSAISLSALRLQRASDGLGVALDRLASAVEDVEVAERTHMLGTGAHLIDLHVDVEPRGGGTAPRGWQRLSDVARWYCEAPGRLVVTGPPGAGKTVLAVHLVVRLLAARSVDSLAPVPVRLSIRDLPPAGGRRWWGSRKARGGLERWLVASLVTAYDVDGFAAVELVARRLVIPVLDGLDEMDTEGESERAEQALSALNGYQGLGGSAPLVLTCREERYAELGSQQAWLREATVLRIAGVDADQADAYVQLRSDGRPSPMDAVAGVMRGSAAGPVAGLLSSPFYLGLAFAVYGGSSQGLRPLTEFRSEDELREYLLARCVPTATAAANAAVRQARVSVAQAGTVWSRQREYEAGAVHRWLRGMAGVEGGVASLGNVVGKWITLALSVATGFALVVPVLLVVPDMLAGCFPGGWWEHRSGLGMSWFWVGLLTLGAGVGWMITLCDRGPSRPPERTRQRPARVGERLVAAARRACRTGYGALVPAAATVLGASLAYSDWYGEVPLQGWYALGVVIGGTLPTAFALSEDFVAHTDCRERKGCVVVPVLGWLAGLVLSETDSLAAVSICWAVVAGAGILLRHLGLARSYALAGGAFTCLFVADGGSLRPDGGLTAGAPVGFATVYVLGYFLLGSHRAGDTRDTARRVGQRVEWLHPLGNFLVLTLAGLGGAAELGFAGIVLVATALAILPLIGPLIHALLVLTAFLQRRTPLTPDTFLAWAYHAGLLRIVGGAYQFRHSELQEWLDRNPTPSSR; via the coding sequence ATGGGGGCACGGCAGGCGCGCGGGCCCGCGCGGTGGCTGTTCTTGGGCGGGGCGGCGACGCTGGCGGTCAGTGGAGTGTGGGCGGTCTGGTCGGTGCGCTCAGGCGGCATGCAGGCGCAGGATGTGGCGGGGGTGCTCGGGCTTCCGCTCGGGGTCTTCGGGCTTGTCGTCGGCTCGGCCATCAGTTTGAGCGCGTTGCGCTTGCAGCGGGCGAGTGACGGGCTGGGCGTCGCCCTGGACCGGCTGGCGAGCGCCGTCGAGGACGTGGAGGTCGCCGAGCGGACGCACATGCTCGGTACGGGGGCGCACCTCATCGACCTGCACGTCGACGTCGAGCCGCGCGGTGGCGGTACGGCGCCGCGGGGGTGGCAGCGGTTGTCCGACGTGGCGCGGTGGTACTGCGAGGCACCGGGCCGCTTGGTTGTCACCGGGCCTCCCGGCGCGGGCAAGACGGTTCTCGCGGTGCATCTGGTGGTGCGGCTGCTGGCGGCTCGGTCGGTCGATTCCCTCGCCCCGGTGCCGGTGCGCCTGTCGATCCGGGACCTGCCGCCTGCGGGCGGGCGCAGATGGTGGGGGTCGCGGAAGGCTCGGGGAGGGCTCGAGCGATGGCTGGTGGCCAGTCTGGTCACGGCGTACGACGTTGATGGCTTCGCGGCCGTGGAGCTCGTCGCGCGGCGGCTCGTCATCCCGGTGCTGGACGGCCTTGACGAGATGGACACGGAAGGGGAATCGGAGCGCGCCGAGCAGGCTCTGAGTGCGCTCAACGGGTACCAGGGGCTCGGTGGCAGTGCCCCGCTCGTGCTCACCTGCCGTGAGGAACGGTACGCCGAGCTGGGCAGTCAGCAAGCCTGGTTGCGGGAAGCGACGGTGCTGCGCATCGCGGGAGTCGACGCGGACCAAGCGGACGCGTACGTGCAGCTGCGGTCCGACGGGCGGCCGTCGCCGATGGACGCGGTGGCCGGTGTGATGCGGGGGAGCGCGGCGGGGCCGGTGGCGGGGCTGCTGAGTTCGCCGTTCTACCTGGGGCTCGCCTTCGCCGTGTACGGGGGTTCGTCTCAGGGGTTGCGGCCGTTGACCGAGTTTCGGAGCGAGGACGAGCTGCGGGAGTATCTCCTCGCGCGCTGCGTCCCGACGGCGACTGCCGCCGCGAACGCGGCGGTGCGGCAGGCGCGGGTGAGCGTCGCGCAGGCGGGGACGGTATGGAGCCGGCAGCGCGAATACGAGGCCGGGGCGGTGCACCGGTGGCTGCGCGGCATGGCGGGGGTGGAAGGCGGGGTTGCCTCCCTGGGGAACGTCGTGGGGAAGTGGATCACGCTGGCCCTGTCGGTCGCGACCGGCTTCGCGCTGGTCGTGCCCGTCCTCCTCGTAGTTCCGGACATGCTCGCCGGGTGCTTCCCAGGGGGCTGGTGGGAGCACCGTTCGGGGCTCGGGATGTCCTGGTTCTGGGTGGGGCTGCTCACCCTGGGCGCCGGGGTCGGGTGGATGATCACCCTGTGCGACCGGGGGCCGTCACGGCCGCCGGAGCGGACGCGGCAGCGCCCGGCAAGGGTGGGCGAGCGCCTCGTCGCTGCGGCCCGCAGGGCGTGCCGGACCGGTTACGGAGCGCTGGTGCCCGCGGCCGCGACAGTGCTGGGTGCGTCGCTCGCGTACAGCGATTGGTACGGGGAGGTGCCGCTGCAGGGGTGGTACGCGCTCGGGGTGGTGATCGGCGGCACTCTCCCGACCGCGTTCGCACTCAGCGAGGACTTCGTCGCCCATACCGACTGCCGCGAGCGCAAGGGGTGCGTGGTCGTACCCGTGCTCGGATGGCTCGCGGGTCTCGTGCTGTCGGAGACCGACTCCCTGGCAGCCGTTTCCATCTGCTGGGCCGTGGTGGCGGGTGCGGGGATTCTTCTCAGGCACCTCGGGCTCGCGCGGAGTTACGCCTTGGCGGGGGGCGCCTTCACGTGTCTTTTCGTCGCGGACGGCGGCTCGCTGCGGCCGGACGGCGGCCTGACGGCGGGCGCGCCGGTCGGGTTCGCCACTGTGTACGTTCTCGGGTACTTCCTGCTGGGCTCGCACAGGGCGGGGGACACGCGGGACACGGCGCGGCGCGTGGGGCAGCGGGTCGAGTGGCTGCATCCGCTCGGCAACTTCCTCGTGCTGACGCTGGCCGGCCTGGGCGGCGCGGCAGAGCTCGGCTTCGCCGGCATCGTCCTCGTGGCCACCGCCCTCGCGATCCTGCCACTCATCGGCCCACTGATCCACGCCCTCCTCGTCCTCACCGCCTTCCTCCAACGCCGCACCCCTCTCACCCCCGACACCTTCCTCGCCTGGGCCTACCACGCAGGCCTCCTCCGCATCGTCGGCGGCGCCTACCAGTTCCGCCACAGCGAGCTCCAGGAATGGCTGGACCGAAACCCGACCCCATCCAGCCGTTGA
- a CDS encoding dihydrofolate reductase family protein, producing MRKLVYFIAVSLDGFIAGPDGADPTGPDGFWPVAQDYVQHLAETYPETLPAPARQALGITAEGTHFDTVLEGRRTYAIGLDAGLTNAYPHLRHYVFSRTLTESPDPGVELVATDPVEKVRELKKEDGKDIWLCGGGELAGVLRGEIDRLIVKIGPLTLGSGVPLFAQKTAFDPVLYERSDAVLLDSGTIFLTYDKTAGDAA from the coding sequence ATGCGAAAGCTCGTCTACTTCATCGCCGTCAGCCTCGACGGTTTCATCGCCGGTCCCGACGGTGCCGACCCCACCGGCCCCGACGGGTTCTGGCCCGTCGCACAGGATTACGTCCAGCACCTCGCCGAGACGTACCCCGAGACCCTCCCCGCCCCCGCCAGGCAGGCCCTCGGCATCACCGCCGAGGGGACCCACTTCGACACCGTCCTCGAAGGCCGCAGGACCTACGCGATCGGCCTCGACGCCGGACTGACCAACGCCTACCCCCACCTGCGCCACTACGTCTTCAGCCGCACCCTCACCGAGAGCCCCGACCCGGGCGTCGAGCTCGTCGCCACCGACCCGGTCGAGAAGGTGCGGGAGCTCAAGAAGGAGGACGGCAAGGACATCTGGCTGTGCGGCGGCGGCGAACTCGCCGGAGTGCTGCGCGGCGAGATCGACCGCCTCATCGTCAAGATCGGCCCGCTGACCCTGGGTTCGGGCGTACCCCTGTTCGCGCAGAAGACCGCGTTCGACCCGGTCCTGTACGAGCGGAGCGACGCCGTGCTGCTCGACAGCGGCACGATCTTCCTGACCTACGACAAGACGGCCGGGGACGCCGCCTAG
- a CDS encoding alpha/beta fold hydrolase produces MTASFVLVSGGYTGGWLWRDVAAGLRAAGAEVHAATLTGLGDRRHLAGPGIDLDTHIEDVTQLIDHIDAPEVVLVGYCYGIYPSVGAADRRADRVSRLVHLDSPMPQDGYSMIDQVREQMPDGPARDRTLTQQERAEDGWRIPAPSLEEWRAHGNLAGVSDEALARLARLASPAPAGPYAQKLRISDAVAALPTTGVFCTTGGTMDIAALEALVASGLPLVQHLADPRATFFDMATGHWPMLSVPDELADVLLRAAAGEGHRLTAATA; encoded by the coding sequence ATGACCGCGTCGTTCGTGCTGGTGTCGGGCGGGTACACGGGTGGCTGGCTGTGGCGGGACGTGGCCGCCGGGCTGCGGGCGGCGGGGGCGGAGGTGCACGCGGCGACGCTCACGGGGCTGGGCGACCGCCGCCACCTGGCGGGTCCCGGCATCGACCTCGACACGCACATCGAGGACGTGACGCAGCTGATCGACCACATCGACGCGCCCGAGGTAGTTCTCGTCGGTTACTGCTACGGCATCTATCCGTCCGTGGGCGCCGCCGACCGCCGCGCGGACCGCGTCTCGCGACTGGTCCACCTGGACTCCCCCATGCCGCAGGACGGCTACTCCATGATCGACCAGGTGCGGGAGCAGATGCCGGACGGCCCGGCCAGGGACCGGACTCTGACCCAGCAGGAGCGGGCGGAGGACGGCTGGCGGATCCCGGCGCCGTCGTTGGAGGAGTGGCGGGCGCACGGGAACCTGGCGGGTGTGTCCGACGAAGCGCTGGCCCGGCTCGCGCGTCTGGCGTCACCCGCGCCTGCGGGCCCGTACGCGCAGAAGCTCCGGATCTCGGACGCGGTCGCGGCCCTCCCGACGACCGGCGTCTTCTGCACGACCGGCGGCACGATGGACATCGCCGCGCTGGAGGCCCTGGTGGCGTCGGGGTTGCCGCTCGTCCAGCACCTGGCCGACCCGCGCGCCACGTTCTTCGACATGGCGACGGGTCACTGGCCGATGCTTTCGGTCCCTGACGAGCTGGCCGACGTTCTCCTGCGCGCCGCTGCGGGCGAGGGTCACCGTCTGACGGCGGCGACCGCTTAG